The Rhododendron vialii isolate Sample 1 chromosome 8a, ASM3025357v1 genome has a window encoding:
- the LOC131336616 gene encoding geraniol 8-hydroxylase-like isoform X1, producing the protein MELLILSLYILFTITLVRALLSLLRSSKPSPKLPPGPVPLPVIGSFLKLGDKPHKSLAELAKIYGPIMSLKLGQKITVVISSPALAKEILQKQDLAFSSRSIPNAAHAHGHHIYSTIWLPVSDQWRSLRKVLNSIIFSGKRLGASQNLRQQKVKELIEYAGKCCQEGVAVDIGSAVFKTSLNLVSNTLFSIDMADPTQDSVKQFRHLIWQIMVEVGKPNLADYFSILAKMDPQGIRRRLTNLFGETFVLFGRLIDERLELRRLRKSRAENDVIDILLNISEETGEINRTHIEHLCLDIFAGATDTTSSSVEWAMAELLRTPKTLEKAKAELEQTIGKGKPIEESDIPQLPYLQAIVKESMRLHPPAPLLIPRTVETDVEVYGYTVPQGAQVLVNAWAIGHDPSVWENPTSFMPERFLDLDVDVRGRDFELIPFGAGRRICPGLSLAIRVVPLMLGSLINSFDWKLEGGIKSEELDMDAKFGITVQKAQPLCVVPFLV; encoded by the exons atggAGTTATTGATCTTAAGTCTGTATATCTTGTTTACCATCACTTTGGTCCGAGCCCTCCTTTCACTATTAAGAAGCAGCAAACCAAGCCCAAAACTTCCACCGGGGCCGGTTCCGCTTCCAGTCATAGGAAGCTTTCTAAAACTAGGTGACAAGCCCCACAAGTCCTTGGCCGAATTAGCCAAGATATATGGCCCGATTATGAGTTTGAAGCTGGGCCAAAAAATCACAGTGGTCATTTCTTCACCAGCCTTGGCAAAAGAAATCCTCCAAAAGCAGGATCTAGCCTTCTCTTCCAGGTCCATCCCCAACGCCGCCCATGCCCATGGCCACCACATATACTCCACGATTTGGTTGCCAGTGTCAGATCAATGGCGTAGCCTCCGAAAAGTCCTCAACTCTATAATATTTTCAG GTAAAAGACTCGGTGCTAGTCAAAACTTACGGCAGCAAAAGGTGAAAGAGCTTATTGAGTATGCCGGAAAATGTTGCCAAGAAGGCGTTGCGGTGGACATAGGTAGCGCAGTCTTCAAAACATCCCTGAATTTGGTATCCAATACATTATTTTCAATTGATATGGCCGACCCAACTCAAGACTCAGTGAAACAATTCCGACATTTGATTTGGCAGATCATGGTAGAGGTCGGTAAGCCCAATTTAGCGGATTACTTTTCTATCCTTGCGAAAATGGATCCACAGGGAATAAGACGTCGGTTGACCAATCTTTTTGGAGAAACATTTGTGCTGTTTGGTCGGCTTATTGATGAACGGTTAGAGTTGAGAAGATTGAGGAAGAGTCGTGCAGAAAACGATGTGATCGATATCCTGCTCAATATCAGCGAAGAAACTGGAGAGATTAACAGAACTCACATTGAGCATCTGTGCTTG GACATATTTGCAGGCGCAACTGATACAACATCAAGCTCAGTTGAGTGGGCAATGGCGGAGCTGTTGCGCACTCCCAAGACTTTAGAGAAAGCAAAAGCTGAGCTTGAACAAACTATTGGCAAAGGAAAACCAATAGAGGAATCGGACATTCCACAACTTCCTTACTTGCAAGCAATCGTGAAAGAGAGCATGAGGTTACACCCGCCTGCTCCATTGCTAATCCCTCGCACTGTTGAGACAGACGTTGAAGTTTACGGCTACACAGTCCCACAGGGAGCACAAGTGCTAGTTAATGCTTGGGCAATTGGCCATGACCCAAGCGTATGGGAAAACCCAACATCATTTATGCCTGAGAGGTTCTTGGACTTGGATGTTGATGTCCGAGGTAGGGACTTTGAGCTGATTCCTTTCGGAGCAGGACGAAGAATTTGCCCCGGGTTATCTCTGGCCATAAGGGTTGTTCCTTTGATGTTGGGTTCGCTCATAAACTCGTTTGATTGGAAGCTTGAAGGAGGAATTAAGTCAGAGGAGTTGGACATGGATGCCAAGTTTGGCATTACTGTGCAAAAGGCTCAGCCCCTCTGTGTTGTTCCATTCCTTGTGTGA